In a genomic window of Mageeibacillus indolicus UPII9-5:
- the tpiA gene encoding triose-phosphate isomerase: protein MAKLLKKSIEDIEVTGKRVIARVDFNVPQDKATGAITDDKRIRAALPTIQYLIDHGAKLILVSHLGRPKNGPEDKFSMRPVAARLSELLGKEVTLAKDVIGDDAKAKIAAMHDGDVVMLENVRFHKEETKNNPAFARELASLAEIFVNDAFGTAHRAHASTAGLANYLPSVCGFLIQKELKIMGDAINNPKRPLVAILGGAKVSDKIGVIENLIAKVDTLIIGGGMAYTFFAAKGYEVGKSLLEADKIELAKGLLAKAEDKGVKLLLPVDTVVVKEFKADAAATVVASDAIPADQMGMDIGPESVKLFKAAIADAGTVIWNGPMGVFEFDAFAVGTRAIAQAVSESGAISIIGGGDSAAAIEKLGFADKVTHISTGGGASLEFLEGKVLPGIDCLMNSDNHRNLSAGNWKMNLGVPSQAVKLLNELKPAVAGAEAEIVVGVPFTALSAALEATAYSNIKIAAQNCHYEEKGAFTGEVAVRMLAEMGVPYVIIGHSERREYYAETNESVNKKVLAALSWGVRPIICCGETLAQRESGETFAWIKEQITAALSGVPANKLHLVTVAYEPIWAIGTGKTATDAQAQEVCEYVRKLIAELYTAADADKVRILYGGSVNAKNVAGLYAQKDIDGGLVGGASLKSADFAVICNTYHA, encoded by the coding sequence ATGGCTAAATTATTAAAAAAAAGCATTGAAGACATTGAGGTAACCGGCAAGCGTGTGATTGCTCGGGTAGACTTTAACGTACCACAGGACAAGGCCACCGGCGCGATCACAGATGACAAACGTATCCGGGCCGCCTTGCCGACTATTCAATATTTGATCGATCATGGCGCAAAACTTATCTTGGTTTCCCATTTGGGACGGCCTAAGAACGGACCGGAAGACAAGTTTTCCATGCGTCCAGTTGCCGCTAGGTTAAGTGAATTGCTAGGCAAGGAAGTTACTTTGGCGAAGGATGTCATTGGCGATGATGCCAAGGCAAAAATTGCCGCCATGCATGACGGCGATGTCGTTATGTTGGAAAATGTCCGTTTCCACAAAGAAGAAACCAAAAATAATCCTGCTTTTGCCCGGGAGTTGGCTTCTTTGGCTGAAATTTTCGTTAACGATGCGTTCGGTACCGCTCATCGCGCCCACGCTTCAACCGCCGGTCTGGCTAACTATCTTCCGTCGGTATGCGGTTTCCTGATCCAAAAAGAATTGAAGATCATGGGTGATGCCATCAACAATCCGAAGCGTCCTTTGGTTGCCATTTTGGGTGGAGCCAAAGTTTCGGACAAGATCGGTGTTATTGAAAACCTGATCGCAAAAGTGGACACCTTAATTATCGGTGGTGGTATGGCTTATACATTCTTTGCCGCCAAAGGGTATGAAGTCGGCAAGTCTTTGCTGGAGGCTGACAAAATCGAATTAGCTAAAGGCTTATTGGCCAAGGCTGAAGACAAAGGAGTCAAGCTCCTGTTGCCAGTTGATACCGTAGTTGTCAAAGAATTTAAAGCTGATGCTGCTGCGACCGTTGTTGCTTCCGATGCCATTCCTGCTGACCAAATGGGTATGGATATTGGTCCTGAAAGTGTTAAACTCTTCAAGGCTGCCATTGCAGATGCCGGTACGGTAATTTGGAATGGACCTATGGGGGTTTTTGAATTTGATGCCTTTGCTGTTGGTACTCGTGCTATTGCCCAAGCAGTTTCCGAGTCCGGGGCAATTTCAATTATCGGCGGCGGTGATTCAGCGGCTGCCATTGAGAAGCTCGGTTTCGCGGATAAAGTTACCCATATTTCTACCGGTGGCGGAGCTTCTTTGGAATTCCTTGAAGGCAAGGTTTTGCCCGGCATTGATTGCCTGATGAACAGCGACAATCACCGCAATCTGTCGGCCGGTAACTGGAAGATGAACCTCGGGGTACCTTCCCAAGCGGTAAAACTGCTTAATGAGCTTAAGCCGGCAGTCGCCGGGGCGGAAGCGGAGATCGTTGTTGGCGTTCCGTTTACTGCCTTAAGTGCCGCTTTGGAAGCTACGGCTTATTCAAATATTAAAATTGCCGCTCAAAACTGCCATTATGAAGAAAAGGGTGCGTTCACCGGTGAGGTTGCCGTGCGCATGCTGGCAGAAATGGGTGTGCCTTATGTCATTATCGGGCACAGCGAGAGAAGAGAATATTATGCTGAAACCAATGAAAGCGTAAATAAGAAGGTTTTGGCGGCTTTGAGTTGGGGCGTTCGCCCGATCATCTGCTGCGGTGAAACTTTAGCCCAACGTGAAAGTGGCGAAACATTCGCTTGGATCAAAGAACAGATTACCGCTGCCTTGTCCGGCGTACCGGCAAACAAGCTGCATTTGGTAACTGTTGCTTATGAGCCGATCTGGGCAATCGGTACCGGAAAAACCGCCACAGACGCCCAGGCACAGGAAGTTTGTGAATATGTTCGCAAGCTCATCGCTGAAC
- a CDS encoding SanA/YdcF family protein has protein sequence MTKFNLHSKQTLESSAKRSKPRRRPSLNQIIVCSGLVLCLLFLAVPLWMGLAVKGRQISNADDIPKAECIMVLGARVYKDRPSHMLEGRLEAAISLYFKQKAPQILVSGGGAGTDFDEAIVMRRYLISRGVPAESIIMDHAGINTYQSCYNATFKFGYKKILIATTEYHMQRSLFLATKLGLDCYGYASPDKLAYGMPFNYGREALAKLKAIYNIYLHAPISAVQTD, from the coding sequence ATGACTAAATTTAATCTCCATTCAAAGCAAACTTTAGAATCTTCAGCCAAACGTTCAAAGCCTCGTAGGCGACCTAGCTTGAACCAAATCATCGTCTGTTCGGGGTTGGTTTTATGTTTGCTGTTTTTGGCCGTACCACTTTGGATGGGGTTGGCAGTAAAAGGACGCCAGATCAGCAATGCTGATGACATACCCAAAGCTGAGTGTATTATGGTTTTGGGCGCTAGAGTTTACAAAGATCGGCCGAGTCATATGCTTGAGGGACGACTTGAAGCAGCAATCTCGTTATATTTCAAACAAAAAGCACCGCAGATTTTAGTTTCGGGTGGCGGAGCCGGAACTGATTTCGATGAGGCAATAGTTATGCGCCGTTATCTGATTTCACGCGGGGTGCCGGCGGAGTCTATTATCATGGATCATGCTGGTATAAACACCTACCAAAGCTGCTATAACGCAACCTTCAAATTCGGCTACAAGAAGATTTTAATTGCCACTACTGAATACCATATGCAACGTTCCTTGTTTCTGGCCACCAAGCTCGGGTTGGATTGTTACGGTTACGCTTCGCCCGACAAACTTGCTTACGGTATGCCTTTCAACTACGGACGTGAGGCTTTAGCTAAATTAAAAGCGATTTATAACATTTACCTTCACGCTCCGATAAGCGCAGTTCAAACAGATTAA
- a CDS encoding penicillin-binding transpeptidase domain-containing protein — MKSFLKNIKIFFVIFVLLSVGLLTGLIWQQHRSQSSLWAAAGENKHTLRSLYALAGSIYTRDNITLATSEQGGRQYSSDPVLAASVLQLVGDYTHIMGNTIEAAYQPELMGNERNIFRRVRLDFTGEGLRGDDLQLTIDSRLNKIAYTAMQGYKGAAVLLNYKTGEVLAMTSTPSTAPVNVINYKNIPDTALLNRAINGVFPPGSTFKMITAASFIKSERYDPNFTVKCTGAPLFNAAAKEIYGHGHGIMNLTDGFANSCNIFFGEVGRKVGLGELQQMAETWGWNSPLSLDRLRVNTSRFSCPEHDEAILTWASIGQPVGDIILQVTPLQLALQAATVANDGEKPEPHIIAARRDPTGKVYHIISTTNSTKTVMSPEQAGLERKLMEHAVATGFVRAIDIRGLEVGAKSGTAEVAGQAATGLIAAYVKNDAYPLAVAVILENCGAGAGVPLQVARQLLVNSIALYPNGIK, encoded by the coding sequence ATGAAAAGTTTTCTTAAAAACATTAAAATATTTTTTGTTATTTTTGTGCTGCTTAGCGTCGGCCTGTTAACCGGCCTGATATGGCAACAACACCGCAGCCAATCTAGCTTGTGGGCGGCCGCCGGAGAAAACAAGCATACTTTGCGTTCCCTTTATGCGTTGGCTGGTTCAATTTATACTCGCGATAATATAACCTTGGCGACGAGTGAACAGGGCGGGCGGCAATATTCGTCCGATCCGGTATTAGCAGCGTCTGTCCTGCAGTTGGTCGGCGATTATACCCATATAATGGGTAACACGATCGAAGCTGCCTATCAGCCGGAATTGATGGGAAACGAACGCAATATATTCCGACGCGTGCGCCTTGATTTTACCGGCGAAGGATTGCGGGGAGATGACCTGCAACTTACTATTGACAGTCGGTTAAACAAAATAGCTTACACGGCCATGCAAGGCTATAAAGGTGCAGCTGTTTTGCTTAACTACAAAACGGGAGAAGTTTTGGCGATGACCTCAACTCCATCAACTGCTCCGGTAAATGTTATAAATTATAAAAATATTCCGGATACCGCTTTGCTTAATCGGGCGATAAATGGGGTGTTTCCCCCCGGCTCAACTTTTAAAATGATAACTGCCGCCTCATTCATAAAATCTGAGCGGTATGACCCGAATTTCACCGTAAAGTGTACGGGAGCACCGCTGTTTAACGCTGCCGCCAAAGAGATTTACGGCCACGGCCACGGAATTATGAACTTAACGGACGGTTTTGCCAATTCTTGCAATATTTTTTTCGGGGAAGTAGGGCGTAAGGTAGGTCTGGGCGAGTTGCAGCAAATGGCCGAAACTTGGGGATGGAATTCGCCGCTCAGCCTTGATCGCCTGCGAGTTAATACAAGCCGGTTCAGCTGTCCCGAACATGATGAGGCAATATTGACCTGGGCATCAATTGGACAGCCTGTCGGCGACATAATTTTACAAGTTACGCCGTTGCAATTGGCGCTACAGGCGGCTACCGTTGCCAATGATGGGGAAAAGCCTGAACCTCATATCATAGCTGCGCGCCGCGACCCTACCGGCAAGGTTTATCACATCATATCCACAACAAACTCGACCAAGACGGTGATGAGCCCGGAACAGGCCGGATTGGAGCGAAAGCTGATGGAACACGCTGTCGCCACCGGTTTTGTTCGAGCTATTGACATCCGTGGCCTTGAGGTCGGAGCCAAATCCGGTACTGCTGAGGTTGCAGGCCAAGCGGCAACCGGCTTGATTGCCGCTTATGTAAAGAATGATGCTTATCCTTTAGCCGTGGCGGTAATTTTAGAAAACTGCGGTGCTGGTGCGGGCGTACCTTTGCAAGTGGCGAGGCAGCTTTTAGTTAACAGTATCGCTCTGTATCCGAATGGAATTAAATAA
- a CDS encoding FtsW/RodA/SpoVE family cell cycle protein, with translation MDAARLAYLSRYIFILIIGFVTFHLARFALKQVRARIKLRSAAMPGFFLFLFPTPSPAHGLASWSQLNLMPKDWPTQGQLRSQAGKTAIALPLYSTTVIGRSAACDLVFSIPHMERRAVIVYRFDGNWYVRPTGHTNVTLNGDSLTGPHILVSRDKIGFNGLELTFVDEREETIRAGFTYDESLADRQSGNFQALQKVATTAEEMTGLADILGDKGPWLPWLGMNFFILLSYMVMYMLFPTNDLSIVKAVAAYEIIIAVLLNGYFLLLPLTSANFDRCSFLTMAQLILLGNVVQFRLALINRSQIVAAKLAGDHRVFAELIDYVVKEYRTQVTALILGLVLLPIIYILVSHTRILESVMPFCLAITPLLYLATLILGRDTGGHGAGLWLSLGGVSLQLSEFAKITYLIVLAGFFKIRPRLRQQLFFAAWAGLNFFLIMMLPDLGSVMMLLPTTLVVYIIMTSEYWRAGVLLLGGSAMSVIAYRLFPYVRKRLYGWQSLWTEINPGNEQIVFGLQAVARGGLWGRGIGNGSPAGIPEASGDMVFSVLCEEWGLLVGLFVVILFLIIWLRSILVAADSEDGFTGSMVLGIATLLFFEAMIVIGGSTGLIPLTGATLPFIAKGGSSVLAKLIMSAIFLGLAGRRNRYNGA, from the coding sequence ATGGACGCCGCAAGGTTGGCATACCTTTCCAGATATATATTCATACTCATAATAGGATTTGTGACGTTTCACCTGGCTCGCTTTGCTTTGAAACAAGTGCGCGCCCGGATCAAGTTGCGTTCGGCGGCCATGCCCGGCTTTTTTCTCTTCCTTTTTCCGACTCCCTCGCCTGCTCACGGGCTTGCATCCTGGTCACAACTCAATTTGATGCCTAAAGATTGGCCGACCCAAGGGCAGCTGCGTTCTCAAGCCGGAAAGACGGCGATAGCATTGCCGCTTTATTCGACTACCGTCATAGGAAGATCAGCCGCCTGTGATCTGGTTTTCAGTATTCCTCATATGGAGCGGCGAGCTGTAATCGTTTATCGGTTCGACGGCAATTGGTATGTACGCCCTACCGGACATACCAATGTAACTTTAAACGGAGATAGCCTGACCGGTCCCCATATTTTAGTCAGCCGAGACAAAATAGGCTTTAACGGTCTGGAATTGACCTTCGTCGATGAACGGGAAGAAACTATTCGTGCCGGTTTTACCTATGATGAAAGTTTAGCTGACCGTCAGTCAGGTAATTTTCAAGCCTTACAAAAAGTTGCAACTACTGCTGAGGAAATGACCGGTTTGGCCGATATTTTGGGGGATAAAGGACCGTGGTTGCCTTGGCTCGGTATGAACTTTTTCATTTTGCTTAGCTATATGGTCATGTATATGCTTTTCCCAACCAATGATCTTTCCATCGTTAAAGCGGTGGCCGCTTACGAGATAATCATTGCCGTGCTTTTAAATGGGTATTTCTTGCTGCTGCCACTTACCAGTGCCAATTTTGACCGCTGCAGCTTTTTGACCATGGCTCAGTTAATTTTGTTGGGAAACGTGGTGCAGTTCCGACTGGCCCTGATCAACCGTTCTCAGATTGTAGCGGCCAAGTTGGCCGGTGACCACCGGGTTTTTGCCGAACTGATTGACTATGTGGTCAAGGAATATCGAACCCAGGTGACAGCTTTAATTTTGGGTCTGGTTTTGCTGCCGATTATTTATATTTTGGTAAGTCACACCAGAATTTTGGAAAGCGTAATGCCTTTTTGTTTGGCGATAACCCCGCTATTATACTTGGCAACGCTGATTTTGGGGCGAGACACTGGCGGCCACGGTGCCGGTCTGTGGCTAAGTTTAGGCGGTGTCAGCCTGCAACTTTCCGAATTTGCCAAAATAACTTATTTGATCGTTTTGGCCGGTTTCTTTAAAATCAGGCCACGCCTGAGACAACAATTGTTTTTTGCCGCCTGGGCCGGCCTGAACTTTTTTCTAATAATGATGTTGCCTGATTTAGGCTCGGTAATGATGCTTTTGCCGACTACTTTGGTAGTTTATATCATAATGACCTCGGAATATTGGCGAGCCGGTGTTTTGCTGCTTGGTGGGTCGGCCATGAGCGTTATCGCTTATCGGTTATTCCCTTATGTGCGTAAGCGTCTGTACGGTTGGCAAAGTCTGTGGACGGAAATAAATCCCGGCAATGAGCAGATTGTCTTCGGCCTGCAGGCGGTCGCGCGTGGTGGTCTGTGGGGAAGGGGAATCGGCAATGGCAGCCCGGCTGGTATACCTGAGGCCTCAGGTGATATGGTTTTCAGTGTTTTATGTGAAGAATGGGGGCTGTTGGTGGGGCTATTCGTCGTTATACTATTTTTAATAATTTGGTTGCGCTCGATTTTGGTGGCTGCGGACTCAGAAGACGGTTTCACCGGCAGCATGGTTTTGGGAATAGCGACCTTGCTATTTTTTGAGGCGATGATTGTTATCGGTGGTTCAACCGGACTAATACCGCTGACCGGGGCGACCTTACCTTTTATAGCTAAAGGAGGTAGTTCCGTTTTGGCTAAACTGATCATGTCGGCGATTTTTTTGGGCTTAGCCGGTCGACGTAATCGTTATAATGGGGCTTGA
- the trkA gene encoding Trk system potassium transporter TrkA, protein MKITIVGAGKVGEKLCIDLASEGHDIVLIEKNEKTLNRIIAQADIAGVVGNGALYETQVAAGVGESDIFIAVTPQDETNIIAAITAKVLNHRTTIARVRDPDYTTQMNFLRRKMGIGLMINPEQQAARSIIQMIQFPEAIAVDQFANGRVYVVQFLVNAGSPLVGLKMKDLRPKFSDVLVGIIERTDGQVLIPSGYIEIRAGDIIHVTGEMKQLIKFYNCLGGHSEKIRSAMIIGGGRITRYLIPALLRYGIKLKVIEKSLEPANYLAGMYSDISVVNGDGTSQATLLEQRIQDYDAVISLTGIDEENLLIGLFAETQKVPKIISKVNRINLLDLLHSQAIQSIVTPKELVADEIIRLVRAKANSEGSKVESLYRLARGKVEALQFTVTAKSKSINVPLQDLPIRPETIITYILRDRDLIFPTGQDCILPEDRVIVFTTYKNFDDLDDILQ, encoded by the coding sequence ATGAAAATCACCATCGTCGGGGCGGGTAAAGTAGGCGAAAAACTTTGTATCGACTTAGCATCTGAAGGCCATGATATCGTCCTCATCGAAAAAAATGAAAAAACCCTTAACCGAATCATTGCCCAAGCAGATATTGCCGGAGTTGTCGGCAACGGAGCGCTTTACGAAACCCAAGTGGCCGCCGGAGTCGGCGAAAGCGACATATTCATTGCGGTAACACCCCAAGATGAAACCAACATAATAGCCGCAATCACCGCCAAGGTACTTAACCATCGCACCACAATCGCCCGTGTACGTGACCCAGATTACACCACACAAATGAACTTCCTTCGCCGCAAAATGGGCATCGGCCTGATGATCAACCCCGAACAGCAAGCAGCCCGTTCAATTATTCAAATGATCCAGTTTCCAGAAGCGATAGCTGTTGACCAATTTGCCAATGGGCGAGTTTACGTAGTACAGTTTCTGGTTAACGCCGGCAGTCCCTTGGTCGGCTTAAAAATGAAAGATCTGCGCCCCAAATTCAGCGATGTCCTAGTTGGAATTATCGAACGTACCGACGGACAGGTTTTGATTCCTTCCGGCTACATTGAAATTCGTGCCGGCGACATCATCCATGTTACTGGGGAAATGAAACAACTGATCAAATTTTACAACTGTTTAGGCGGCCATTCCGAAAAAATACGCTCGGCCATGATCATTGGTGGCGGTCGTATAACAAGATACCTCATCCCTGCTCTGTTACGCTATGGCATCAAGTTGAAGGTGATCGAAAAATCCCTTGAACCGGCTAATTACCTGGCCGGAATGTACAGTGACATATCTGTAGTCAACGGAGATGGGACCAGCCAGGCAACCCTGCTGGAACAACGAATTCAAGACTATGATGCGGTTATTTCTTTAACCGGTATAGACGAAGAAAACCTGCTGATCGGCCTGTTTGCCGAAACCCAGAAAGTGCCCAAAATCATTTCCAAAGTCAACCGGATAAATTTGCTTGATCTCCTGCACTCACAGGCAATTCAATCGATTGTAACCCCTAAAGAATTAGTAGCTGATGAAATTATTCGTCTGGTACGCGCCAAAGCCAACTCAGAAGGTTCAAAAGTGGAATCGCTGTATCGTTTAGCCCGAGGCAAAGTAGAAGCTTTACAATTCACCGTAACTGCCAAAAGTAAAAGCATCAACGTTCCGCTGCAAGATTTGCCCATCCGTCCAGAAACGATTATCACTTACATTCTACGCGATCGTGATCTTATCTTCCCGACTGGCCAGGATTGCATTCTGCCGGAAGATCGGGTAATTGTATTTACAACTTACAAAAACTTCGATGACTTGGACGACATTTTGCAATAA
- a CDS encoding TrkH family potassium uptake protein, with protein sequence MNLGIIRLMLGRLLWIIAGLMVFPLFVALFYQESWHNLLALSGSIVLALLGGLVLRIKMPTNKQMFAREGFILCALSWLALSIFGALPFYFSGAVPSYVDALFETASGFTTTGASVLTNVEALPKSMAFWRSFTHLIGGMGVLVFILAILPANERHSSSIYLMKAEVPGPTFDKLLSKIKDTSRILYQIYLAMTMVLILLLMAGGMSLFDACIHAFGTAGTGGFSNYAAGVGSFHSPYIEYVLGVGMLLFGINFNLYYLLLLKQFKSVFKDEELRWFLSIVGIAVLLISGSLWSSYTDHWRMFRDVFFTVSSVISTTGFATVNFGAWPLFAQVILLGLMFFGSCAGSTAGGLKISRVALIFKSFSAEIKSTLNPNRIVRLKFNAKPVPAETVHGIHSYFVLYIIIFAAAVLLVSPYCNSLLTAVSSVAATLNNIGPGLDAVGPSANFAFFPTWPKLLLTLTMIIGRLEILPVILLFSPRAWKKGC encoded by the coding sequence ATGAACTTAGGAATTATTCGGCTTATGTTGGGCCGATTGTTATGGATAATCGCCGGACTGATGGTTTTTCCACTGTTCGTAGCACTTTTTTACCAAGAAAGTTGGCATAATCTGCTGGCCTTGTCGGGAAGCATCGTCTTAGCCTTGCTCGGCGGGCTAGTACTGCGTATCAAAATGCCGACAAACAAACAAATGTTTGCACGCGAAGGTTTTATCCTTTGTGCTCTGTCGTGGCTAGCACTATCAATTTTCGGAGCGTTGCCTTTCTATTTCAGCGGCGCCGTCCCGTCTTATGTCGACGCGTTATTTGAAACAGCCAGCGGCTTCACCACTACCGGAGCAAGTGTTTTGACAAATGTGGAGGCCTTGCCAAAAAGCATGGCCTTTTGGCGCAGTTTCACTCACCTCATCGGGGGAATGGGAGTTTTAGTCTTTATTCTGGCCATTTTGCCGGCTAACGAACGGCACTCTTCCTCAATCTATCTGATGAAAGCCGAGGTTCCAGGGCCTACCTTCGATAAATTATTGTCCAAAATCAAAGACACCTCACGTATTTTATACCAAATATATTTGGCAATGACCATGGTTTTGATTCTTCTGCTCATGGCCGGCGGAATGTCGTTGTTTGACGCGTGCATTCATGCTTTCGGGACAGCGGGAACCGGCGGTTTCAGCAATTACGCGGCCGGGGTCGGATCTTTTCACTCACCATATATAGAATATGTTTTAGGTGTTGGGATGTTGCTTTTTGGAATAAATTTCAACCTGTATTATCTGCTTCTTTTAAAACAGTTTAAGTCTGTTTTCAAGGATGAAGAACTGCGCTGGTTCTTAAGCATTGTCGGTATTGCTGTGCTTTTAATTTCTGGCAGCCTCTGGTCCAGCTATACAGATCATTGGCGGATGTTCCGTGATGTGTTTTTTACGGTCAGCTCGGTCATATCGACTACGGGATTTGCCACCGTCAATTTTGGTGCCTGGCCGTTATTTGCACAGGTCATTTTGCTCGGGCTCATGTTTTTCGGCAGTTGTGCCGGATCCACAGCTGGCGGTTTAAAGATATCTCGCGTGGCCTTGATTTTCAAATCTTTCAGTGCTGAAATTAAATCTACTTTGAACCCTAATCGTATTGTACGTTTAAAATTCAATGCCAAACCGGTGCCAGCTGAAACGGTTCACGGAATTCACAGTTATTTCGTGCTGTATATAATTATTTTTGCCGCTGCCGTTCTTTTGGTAAGTCCATACTGCAATTCTTTGTTAACCGCCGTGAGCTCAGTTGCCGCCACTTTGAACAACATCGGTCCGGGGTTAGATGCGGTAGGTCCGAGTGCTAACTTTGCCTTTTTCCCAACTTGGCCCAAATTGTTGCTAACCTTAACTATGATTATCGGACGTTTGGAAATACTGCCGGTAATTCTTCTATTCTCCCCGCGAGCTTGGAAAAAAGGGTGCTAG
- the mgtE gene encoding magnesium transporter, which translates to MIRESNPEKWEEMQALSAEGQYIPLRNILIEMQPADIAEFLDSVDTTKAALIFRTLPKDIGIEVFAYFSGELQEKLVTAYSDLEMQELIEELFVDDLVDFLEELPATVAKRVLRNTPPQKRAIVNKILQYPEDSAGSKMTTEYVHLRKKMTVAEALKRLRTKADEFEMIYTCYVTTADRILEGVTTVREILAASDDAMIEDIMETSVVSVYTTDDQEVAANAIQHYDLLAVPVVDQERRLVGIITVDDAVDVLRDETTEDLSIMAAVQPSEKSYLKTGVFEHAKRRLGWLLLLMISGMINGSILQHYEAAFLSLPLLVSFIPMLTDTGGNAGSQSSGLMIRGIALDELSYKDMGIVLWTELRVALLVGVPLSMVNFIRIYFFYNHNVTVGIIVSLAMLCTVIVSKLVGGALPLLAKLCKMDPAIMATPIITTVVDALSLIVYFNVAVAILGQP; encoded by the coding sequence ATGATCAGAGAGTCTAATCCGGAGAAATGGGAAGAAATGCAGGCCTTATCGGCTGAGGGTCAGTATATCCCGCTACGCAATATTTTAATTGAAATGCAACCAGCTGATATAGCGGAGTTTTTGGACAGTGTCGACACCACCAAAGCTGCGCTGATCTTTCGCACGCTACCTAAAGATATAGGTATAGAAGTATTTGCGTATTTTTCAGGTGAACTGCAGGAAAAGTTGGTGACGGCTTATAGTGATTTGGAAATGCAGGAGCTGATCGAAGAACTTTTTGTCGACGACTTGGTGGATTTTTTGGAAGAATTGCCGGCCACTGTCGCTAAGCGCGTCCTGCGTAACACGCCGCCGCAAAAGCGAGCCATCGTCAACAAGATATTACAATATCCGGAAGATTCTGCCGGCTCGAAAATGACTACCGAATATGTCCATTTGCGAAAGAAAATGACCGTAGCTGAGGCCTTGAAACGTTTACGCACCAAGGCTGACGAATTTGAAATGATCTATACTTGCTATGTCACCACTGCCGATCGAATTTTGGAAGGTGTGACGACGGTCAGAGAAATATTAGCCGCGTCCGACGACGCGATGATCGAAGATATAATGGAAACCAGCGTAGTTTCCGTTTATACTACAGATGATCAAGAAGTGGCGGCCAATGCCATCCAGCACTATGACCTGTTAGCTGTTCCGGTGGTAGATCAAGAGCGAAGACTTGTCGGTATTATCACGGTTGATGATGCGGTTGATGTTCTTCGCGATGAGACAACAGAAGATTTGTCCATCATGGCGGCCGTTCAGCCATCCGAAAAATCATATTTGAAAACCGGGGTTTTTGAACATGCTAAGCGGCGGTTGGGTTGGCTATTACTGCTGATGATCTCCGGCATGATCAACGGAAGTATACTACAACATTATGAGGCGGCGTTCCTGTCGCTGCCTCTGCTGGTAAGCTTTATTCCGATGCTGACCGACACCGGCGGGAATGCTGGATCCCAATCAAGCGGACTTATGATCCGTGGTATTGCCTTGGATGAGTTGAGTTATAAGGACATGGGCATCGTCCTGTGGACGGAACTGCGGGTTGCTTTGTTGGTCGGTGTTCCACTGTCAATGGTGAACTTTATCCGCATCTATTTTTTCTATAATCACAATGTGACTGTTGGTATTATTGTTTCTTTGGCGATGTTGTGTACGGTAATCGTTTCAAAACTGGTCGGCGGTGCTTTGCCGCTGCTGGCCAAACTTTGTAAGATGGATCCGGCTATCATGGCCACGCCTATAATTACGACTGTGGTGGACGCATTATCATTGATTGTTTACTTCAATGTAGCGGTTGCAATTTTGGGACAACCCTAG